The following proteins are co-located in the Flectobacillus major DSM 103 genome:
- a CDS encoding DoxX family protein — translation MKKYAVVLQWAAQIIAAIILLQTLFFKFTAAPESVYIFSKLGIEPYGRIGSGIAELIAALLLLIPRTAILGALLSLGIISGAIVAHLAILGIEIQDDGGLLFAYALIVFFCNLFTIWSRRNEIIYYIATF, via the coding sequence ATGAAAAAATATGCGGTTGTTTTACAATGGGCTGCCCAAATTATTGCAGCTATCATTTTACTCCAAACATTATTCTTTAAATTTACCGCCGCTCCCGAGTCGGTATATATATTTTCAAAATTGGGCATTGAACCCTACGGACGAATCGGTAGCGGTATTGCTGAGCTTATTGCAGCCCTACTTTTGCTTATTCCACGAACAGCCATTTTGGGAGCGTTGCTATCATTGGGGATTATTTCAGGGGCTATTGTAGCTCATCTTGCCATCCTCGGAATTGAAATACAAGACGATGGTGGATTGCTGTTTGCTTATGCACTAATCGTATTTTTTTGTAACCTGTTCACAATCTGGAGTAGAAGAAACGAAATTATCTATTATATAGCTACATTTTAG
- a CDS encoding YHS domain-containing (seleno)protein, with protein MKLSLLFFAFACISFISFSQENPLHRQQGFNLDKGIALSGYDPVSYFIQKKPLKGKTSLRSSYQGIEYLFSTADNLARFKQNPSQFEPQYGGWCAYAMGATGEKVEIDPETYKIIDGKLYLYYHSFLNNTLDKWNKEEKILKAKADSNWKKIF; from the coding sequence ATGAAATTGTCTCTTTTATTTTTCGCCTTTGCGTGTATTAGTTTTATCTCATTTTCTCAAGAAAACCCACTGCATCGACAGCAAGGTTTTAATCTCGACAAAGGAATCGCTTTGTCGGGCTACGACCCTGTTAGTTATTTTATTCAGAAAAAACCCCTCAAAGGCAAAACTTCATTGAGGAGCAGCTATCAAGGTATTGAATACTTATTTTCGACGGCCGATAACTTGGCTCGGTTCAAACAAAACCCTAGTCAATTTGAGCCACAATATGGTGGCTGGTGTGCCTATGCTATGGGTGCTACGGGCGAAAAAGTAGAAATAGACCCCGAAACCTATAAAATAATAGATGGGAAACTCTATTTATATTACCATTCCTTTTTGAATAATACCCTCGACAAATGGAATAAGGAGGAAAAAATCCTTAAAGCCAAAGCCGATAGTAATTGGAAAAAGATTTTTTAA
- a CDS encoding immunoglobulin domain-containing protein, whose protein sequence is MPSLYRPFLFVIVFLLINLHAISQSNPCSSFSGVAITDTLEQDLKEYIISEGNSIYLKPKTPLSGISSYQWKKDGVDINGATNRKYQVAEYGLYSLTVRQGSCTATSLGIFIGGNTYYQIDPPAATQVCVGDTIVLKTVKGLGYFFQWKKDGNPIQGATKSEYKAFATGNYTVVVSQGRSEFKMETLPVYLTFGNTLETQIVSDKNMICEGKTTVLKASNINNQHRVQWLHNGTPIDGATKDSLVVNQSGYYEVQIIKGACSAHSGYNVSVTNLNLPRPIINDDLGGRTFEACSNNVVKLRVKDYRDGTYIWLKEGNVIPNATSPDYTVRESGNYSVRYNGNEFCSAQSEVIPVYISSTLTMDITGNDLLIAPSQSAIFTANGSGVLPFLMQVSSVDNGELFFQNYFNTLELIIFGGGGEITTFRPNNAFRITKLVNACGVGTGTGTATVTIGNCAQPTVVNISTYSDRVCLGGSTVITALATGSGNLSYQWQKDGVDIAGETQKDLLIQDFSYAKMGRYRVKVSSDCGTFVSTALMIVANYGNVVVARLGYPAYTNTELLLTAFSGTNFEAFNSYTWTGPNGFTSTEQNPIISRVTPQNSGVYTVLGRNASGCYNSTFLNVTVNNPPITIGNLGLTSFCPNGYFSVPFSTTLPVGTPYKVYLSDQEGNFQNATEIGSGLASPISVRIPFFVSVGTEYRLKIVAQNSSLTSTLSSRLSTNGKELDLIVYNSAGKEAKLNKNLAICKGAAITLNMVSNQKDDVIYQWKKREQFIARDAKVRLSQEGTYTASVQKMGCSNVEKTFTLTSVDSSSYVLERLGNEFQCEGTNIIFRPTYYSDSATYQWRRNGSVLLGVIADTLVASQTGKYSVDIRDKCPLRYQSTDAESVVFGQELKNGIISNRAQGNILCGEAYTYLSSVDQDIANPLAPYSYQWQKNGVPVQGDDEGVYYRESPNLIGIKKAGVYSLKLTQGNCSTYSNGINITRVDTIKLALKLDEGSLDKICTGMTTTFTSDSYLSGNAKLYKDGVVVPTGFVVSQTGSYVLTDNYEGCVILPSDTVKISVGNLIKPQVKGLLIDGCVSAFPTLYANINANSEYSFQWFKDGTPISNSNSTNYNVLATGSYQLKVSKGACSGMSDPIPILQPSRLSKPKLKSQQNLDSINYYCSNTIADLSIVDDAAYTNYGIQTFILKRNGQTVLERTGFYDNINQHIPIKTAGTYTVVRKQGPCEVESDPVIIKFGEPITAKISGGSAIYQGQSSKLNLSFGGGNAWVYQLSNDATLQNTTKITLEKWVKPRTTQIYTVAFVGSNCGVGASSGSATVTVLPCPTDKTISVQSGNWNVPATWSCGQIPTATLKAIIEYGHTVNLPNGYQGVAKGLVLSGGLNHGVNASLKLD, encoded by the coding sequence ATGCCGTCTTTATACCGCCCATTTTTATTTGTGATAGTTTTTTTACTAATAAACCTTCACGCCATCAGTCAAAGTAATCCGTGTTCAAGTTTTTCGGGAGTAGCCATTACCGACACCTTAGAGCAAGACCTCAAAGAGTATATTATTTCAGAAGGAAATAGTATTTACCTCAAGCCCAAAACTCCCCTGTCGGGCATATCGAGCTATCAATGGAAAAAAGACGGAGTCGATATTAACGGAGCCACCAATCGTAAGTACCAAGTTGCAGAATACGGTTTGTATAGCCTTACTGTTAGGCAAGGAAGCTGTACTGCTACTTCATTAGGGATTTTTATAGGTGGTAATACCTATTATCAAATAGACCCTCCTGCGGCCACACAGGTTTGTGTGGGTGATACCATTGTATTGAAAACGGTTAAAGGACTAGGATATTTTTTTCAGTGGAAAAAAGATGGAAACCCTATTCAAGGGGCTACCAAGTCGGAATATAAAGCTTTTGCTACAGGTAATTATACTGTTGTTGTTTCACAAGGAAGATCCGAATTTAAAATGGAAACCCTACCTGTTTATTTGACATTTGGTAATACACTAGAAACCCAAATAGTATCTGATAAAAATATGATTTGTGAAGGCAAAACTACGGTGTTAAAAGCCTCTAATATAAATAACCAGCATCGTGTGCAGTGGCTACATAATGGAACACCCATTGACGGTGCCACGAAAGATAGCTTGGTCGTAAATCAATCGGGATATTATGAAGTACAAATTATAAAGGGGGCTTGTTCGGCACATAGTGGATATAATGTTTCTGTAACCAATTTGAATTTGCCTCGACCTATCATCAATGACGACTTGGGTGGCCGTACATTTGAAGCATGCTCAAACAATGTTGTAAAATTGAGGGTCAAAGATTACCGCGATGGTACTTACATTTGGTTAAAAGAGGGAAATGTTATTCCGAATGCTACATCGCCAGACTATACGGTTCGAGAATCGGGTAATTACTCGGTACGCTACAATGGCAACGAGTTTTGTTCTGCACAATCCGAAGTAATACCTGTCTATATATCTAGTACACTTACGATGGATATTACTGGAAATGACCTGCTCATAGCTCCTTCACAATCAGCTATTTTTACAGCTAACGGTTCGGGAGTATTACCTTTTTTAATGCAAGTGAGTTCAGTTGATAATGGCGAACTGTTTTTTCAAAACTATTTTAACACCCTAGAGCTTATTATTTTTGGAGGGGGAGGGGAAATAACGACGTTCCGTCCCAATAACGCTTTTAGGATAACGAAGCTTGTAAATGCCTGTGGGGTGGGTACTGGTACGGGTACTGCTACTGTAACAATAGGGAATTGTGCCCAGCCTACTGTAGTTAATATATCAACATATTCCGACAGAGTTTGCTTGGGAGGAAGCACCGTTATTACGGCTCTAGCTACTGGCTCGGGCAATTTGAGTTATCAATGGCAAAAAGATGGCGTGGATATAGCAGGGGAAACACAGAAGGATTTGTTAATTCAAGATTTTTCGTATGCTAAGATGGGTAGATATAGAGTAAAAGTATCGAGCGATTGCGGTACGTTTGTATCTACAGCACTGATGATTGTTGCCAACTACGGGAATGTTGTAGTAGCACGATTGGGCTATCCAGCTTATACCAATACCGAATTGCTCTTGACGGCTTTTTCGGGTACTAATTTTGAAGCCTTCAACTCATATACATGGACGGGGCCTAATGGCTTTACTTCAACAGAACAAAACCCTATCATTAGCCGTGTTACACCTCAAAATAGTGGTGTGTACACTGTTTTGGGGCGTAATGCTTCAGGATGTTATAATAGTACCTTTTTGAACGTAACCGTAAATAACCCACCAATAACAATAGGTAATTTAGGCTTAACTTCTTTTTGCCCGAATGGGTATTTTTCTGTACCTTTTTCAACAACCCTTCCCGTAGGAACACCGTATAAAGTTTACCTGTCTGACCAAGAGGGGAATTTCCAAAATGCTACCGAAATAGGAAGTGGTTTGGCAAGTCCTATTTCGGTAAGAATACCGTTTTTTGTATCGGTAGGAACAGAATATCGCCTCAAAATAGTAGCCCAGAATTCGTCGTTGACAAGTACGCTCAGCTCTCGCCTAAGTACCAATGGCAAAGAATTAGACCTAATTGTGTATAATAGTGCAGGTAAAGAGGCTAAACTCAATAAGAATTTGGCTATTTGTAAGGGAGCTGCTATTACGCTGAACATGGTGAGTAATCAAAAAGATGATGTTATTTATCAATGGAAAAAAAGAGAACAGTTTATTGCACGAGATGCCAAAGTACGTCTTAGCCAAGAAGGAACTTATACTGCTAGCGTACAAAAAATGGGTTGTAGTAATGTTGAAAAAACATTTACCCTAACGTCTGTAGATAGCAGTAGTTATGTGCTAGAAAGGCTCGGTAACGAATTTCAATGCGAAGGAACGAATATTATTTTCAGACCTACCTATTATTCTGACAGTGCTACTTATCAATGGCGACGCAATGGTAGTGTATTGCTCGGAGTAATAGCAGATACCCTTGTAGCTTCGCAGACAGGCAAATATTCGGTAGATATTCGAGATAAATGCCCTTTGCGGTATCAGTCAACCGATGCTGAAAGTGTAGTGTTTGGGCAAGAATTAAAGAATGGTATTATTTCTAACAGAGCCCAAGGGAATATTTTATGTGGAGAAGCCTACACGTACCTTTCTTCTGTAGATCAGGATATTGCCAATCCTTTAGCACCTTATAGCTATCAATGGCAAAAAAATGGAGTACCTGTCCAAGGTGATGACGAAGGTGTTTACTACCGAGAATCGCCCAATTTAATAGGTATAAAAAAAGCAGGAGTATATTCACTAAAGCTCACGCAAGGTAACTGTTCGACCTATTCAAATGGTATTAATATTACAAGAGTAGATACTATTAAGTTGGCGTTAAAACTAGACGAAGGCTCGTTGGATAAAATTTGTACAGGTATGACAACAACGTTCACTTCCGACAGCTATTTGTCGGGCAATGCAAAATTATATAAAGATGGTGTAGTTGTACCTACAGGGTTTGTGGTGTCTCAGACAGGAAGTTATGTACTAACCGATAACTATGAAGGATGTGTAATATTACCATCTGATACAGTAAAAATCAGTGTAGGTAATCTTATCAAGCCACAAGTAAAGGGTTTATTAATAGATGGATGCGTATCGGCTTTCCCAACATTATATGCCAATATCAATGCAAATAGTGAATATAGCTTTCAGTGGTTTAAAGATGGAACACCTATCTCAAACAGTAATTCAACTAATTATAATGTTTTGGCAACAGGCTCGTATCAGTTGAAGGTTTCTAAAGGAGCATGTTCGGGTATGTCTGATCCTATTCCTATTCTTCAGCCATCAAGATTATCAAAGCCAAAATTGAAAAGCCAGCAAAACTTAGATTCTATCAATTACTATTGTAGTAATACCATTGCTGATTTGTCGATTGTAGATGATGCAGCATACACCAATTATGGTATCCAAACATTTATTTTGAAAAGAAATGGACAAACCGTGCTTGAGCGAACAGGTTTTTATGACAACATTAATCAACATATACCTATTAAAACCGCTGGAACTTATACGGTAGTACGTAAGCAGGGCCCTTGTGAAGTAGAATCTGACCCTGTAATTATCAAATTTGGAGAACCCATTACGGCAAAAATATCAGGTGGAAGTGCTATTTATCAGGGGCAGTCTAGCAAGCTAAACCTTAGTTTTGGAGGAGGAAATGCTTGGGTCTATCAATTGTCGAACGATGCAACTTTACAAAATACCACAAAAATAACGTTGGAAAAATGGGTAAAACCTCGTACTACACAGATATATACGGTTGCCTTTGTGGGCAGTAATTGCGGAGTAGGTGCATCTAGTGGGTCGGCTACAGTTACAGTACTGCCTTGTCCTACCGACAAAACCATAAGTGTACAATCGGGTAATTGGAATGTACCTGCAACGTGGTCGTGCGGACAAATCCCGACAGCAACATTAAAGGCTATTATTGAGTATGGGCATACCGTAAACCTGCCTAATGGCTATCAGGGTGTAGCCAAGGGGTTGGTATTGAGTGGAGGACTTAATCATGGCGTTAATGCTAGTTTGAAATTAGATTAG
- a CDS encoding UDP-N-acetylmuramoyl-tripeptide--D-alanyl-D-alanine ligase, which produces MISVSDLYKNFKECSGVSTDTRKIEKDVMFFALKGPNFNANTFAAQALEKGAKYVVVDDPSVVADERFLLVEDGLLALQKLATFHRKQFNIPFIGLTGSNGKTTTKELINCVLSKKYKTYATQGNLNNHIGVPLTVLAIDKSIEIAIIEMGANKQGDIKELVEICLPTHGFITNIGKAHLEGFGGIEGVVKGKGELYDFLGQNHHTVFVNVASTPTYEMTFGKEFKEVITYTTDENALFPKVIEMIEEIPCVIFKDFEENTYTSHLTGKYNFLNMCAAVRIGEYFEIDTALACEAVADYQPTNHRSQFIEKGNNLILMDAYNANPSSMQAAIANFNNLKAPKKMVILGDMFELGDDAPEEHKALGQLLATCHFDYVLLAGKLMESAVGQLPIMKVHYFPDKFGLHVWLQDHPVENTHILVKGSRGMGLESVLQFL; this is translated from the coding sequence ATGATTTCAGTTAGTGATTTATACAAAAATTTCAAGGAATGCTCGGGGGTATCTACCGATACACGCAAAATAGAGAAGGATGTAATGTTCTTCGCTTTGAAGGGGCCCAACTTCAATGCCAATACTTTTGCCGCACAGGCATTAGAAAAAGGAGCAAAATATGTTGTGGTTGACGACCCTTCTGTAGTAGCCGATGAGCGTTTTTTATTGGTTGAAGATGGCCTTTTGGCACTCCAAAAATTAGCTACTTTCCACCGAAAACAATTTAATATTCCATTTATTGGCCTTACAGGCTCAAATGGCAAAACCACCACTAAAGAACTCATCAACTGCGTTTTATCGAAAAAGTACAAAACATACGCTACCCAAGGCAATCTCAATAATCATATTGGTGTGCCTCTTACGGTTTTGGCCATCGACAAGTCGATCGAAATTGCTATTATCGAAATGGGAGCCAACAAACAAGGAGATATTAAAGAACTTGTTGAGATTTGTTTGCCTACTCATGGTTTTATTACCAATATTGGCAAAGCTCACCTAGAAGGTTTTGGTGGTATAGAAGGCGTTGTAAAAGGCAAAGGAGAATTATATGATTTTCTGGGCCAAAACCATCATACCGTTTTTGTCAATGTAGCCTCAACGCCTACTTATGAAATGACATTTGGCAAAGAATTTAAAGAAGTTATTACCTACACTACCGACGAAAATGCTCTTTTCCCAAAGGTAATAGAAATGATTGAAGAAATCCCTTGCGTTATTTTCAAGGATTTTGAAGAAAATACCTATACAAGCCACCTAACAGGGAAATATAACTTTTTGAATATGTGTGCGGCTGTACGAATTGGTGAATATTTTGAGATAGATACCGCTCTGGCCTGTGAGGCAGTAGCCGATTACCAGCCAACTAATCATCGTTCTCAATTTATTGAAAAGGGGAATAACCTTATCTTGATGGATGCCTATAATGCTAATCCGTCGTCGATGCAGGCCGCTATTGCCAATTTCAACAATTTGAAAGCCCCTAAAAAAATGGTCATTTTGGGCGATATGTTTGAGCTAGGCGACGACGCTCCAGAAGAGCACAAAGCCCTTGGTCAGTTATTAGCCACTTGTCATTTTGACTATGTACTTTTGGCAGGAAAATTGATGGAGTCTGCTGTGGGGCAATTGCCTATTATGAAAGTACATTATTTTCCCGATAAATTTGGCTTACACGTTTGGTTACAAGACCACCCTGTCGAAAATACGCATATTTTGGTAAAAGGCTCAAGAGGAATGGGTCTTGAAAGCGTTTTGCAGTTTTTGTAG
- a CDS encoding T9SS type A sorting domain-containing protein, with protein sequence MKKLLTLYLIWSSFQIFAQEISFKYNDNLKIIQNGLVLPNAWAGGLNTPQFSTCRLNNDGFDDLVVFDRTAQKIATFLAVQDTNGKFSWKYAPEYEPYFPKIQNWMLLVDYDQDGKKDIFTHSPAGLRVFRNISTDTKIAWELVADPLYSVGFSGKINLSVTATDIPAIVDCDNDGDIDVLMFDSSGDFVEYHRNNAVEKYQDPKRLEFVKIGYCWGNFLKEHCKDFRFDIECGDTPAGESIVKASPDKVLHSGNSLLLLDLNGDNKKDVLFGHITCTNIASMLNQGTEKRAIFTNVSYVFPQDAPIDFPIFPAVYYEDLDFDGIKDLVAAPNGYDNALQTVDFQQSAWFYKNTAQNGNANFVFQSKNFLQNTMLDLGENTSPVLVDIDGDGDKDLLVGNGGLRGEQGFRASIYLFENKGNGSFELTNTDFLGLSSSLQLFDIRPFISDIDGDGIEDFGFSSNSFKGMEIRYIINKAAKGKPWDIKLADAILLPTIPDFIAGESVVFFDYDKDGIKDIIHGTGRGNLRFFKNKGTNKAPSYTLQNDDLGRLEGNYVTGNLYLTIADVNLDGKADLITGSREGNIKIYKSLLEQNPTAFVADTSLIWNATTARNEQLHVGSNLSIAVADLDNDLLPDMVVGNNTGGLRFLKNTSNIVVTGTEETYVTQVYPNPTNKYLYIKSVQAGLISLLDLKGNTVLGTKSIKANAEESFDMSGLNTGVYFLKFEPNQGQVSTIKVLLQK encoded by the coding sequence ATGAAAAAATTACTTACTCTCTATTTAATATGGTCTTCCTTTCAAATTTTTGCCCAAGAAATTTCATTCAAATACAACGATAATCTTAAAATTATCCAAAATGGACTTGTACTTCCCAATGCTTGGGCTGGAGGGCTCAATACACCCCAGTTTTCGACTTGCCGCCTCAATAACGACGGTTTCGATGATTTAGTGGTATTTGATAGAACAGCCCAAAAAATTGCTACTTTTTTGGCAGTACAAGATACCAATGGCAAGTTTTCATGGAAATATGCCCCCGAATATGAACCTTATTTTCCGAAAATTCAAAATTGGATGCTTCTTGTAGATTATGACCAAGACGGCAAAAAGGATATTTTTACCCATTCACCAGCGGGTTTACGGGTATTTCGTAATATTTCTACCGACACCAAAATAGCCTGGGAGTTGGTGGCTGACCCTCTTTACAGCGTGGGTTTTTCGGGAAAAATCAACTTGAGTGTTACAGCTACCGATATTCCAGCGATTGTTGACTGTGACAACGACGGTGATATTGATGTTTTGATGTTTGATTCTTCAGGCGATTTTGTAGAATATCATCGCAATAATGCCGTAGAGAAATACCAAGATCCTAAAAGATTAGAATTTGTGAAAATAGGCTATTGCTGGGGGAATTTTTTGAAAGAACATTGCAAAGATTTTCGCTTTGATATAGAGTGTGGCGATACTCCCGCAGGTGAAAGTATTGTCAAGGCTAGCCCCGATAAGGTATTGCATTCGGGCAATTCGTTGCTGCTGCTCGACCTCAATGGCGATAATAAAAAAGACGTACTCTTTGGGCATATTACTTGTACCAATATTGCCTCGATGCTCAATCAGGGAACAGAAAAACGGGCTATTTTTACCAATGTGAGTTATGTTTTTCCACAAGATGCTCCCATTGATTTCCCGATTTTTCCAGCAGTGTATTATGAAGACCTCGATTTTGATGGTATCAAAGACTTGGTAGCTGCCCCCAATGGCTATGATAATGCTCTTCAAACGGTTGATTTTCAGCAGTCTGCATGGTTTTATAAAAATACAGCACAAAATGGAAACGCCAATTTTGTTTTCCAGAGTAAAAATTTCTTACAAAACACGATGCTCGATTTGGGCGAAAATACAAGCCCTGTTTTGGTAGATATTGATGGCGATGGCGACAAAGATTTGTTGGTGGGCAATGGTGGGTTGCGTGGAGAACAAGGCTTCCGAGCTAGTATTTATTTGTTTGAAAACAAAGGTAATGGCAGTTTTGAATTAACCAATACAGACTTTTTGGGCTTGTCGTCGTCTTTACAACTCTTTGATATTAGGCCATTTATTAGCGATATTGACGGCGACGGCATTGAGGATTTTGGCTTTTCGTCCAATTCCTTTAAGGGAATGGAAATTAGGTATATTATTAATAAAGCTGCTAAAGGAAAACCTTGGGATATTAAGCTGGCCGATGCCATACTCTTACCTACTATTCCCGACTTTATTGCTGGCGAAAGTGTGGTGTTTTTTGATTATGATAAAGACGGCATAAAAGATATTATTCATGGAACAGGCCGAGGAAATCTTCGTTTTTTCAAAAATAAAGGTACTAACAAAGCTCCTAGTTATACCCTCCAGAATGACGATTTAGGCAGGCTTGAAGGCAATTATGTTACAGGAAACCTGTATTTGACTATTGCCGATGTCAACTTGGATGGCAAAGCCGACCTTATTACGGGTAGCCGCGAAGGAAATATCAAAATCTATAAAAGTTTATTAGAACAAAACCCTACAGCCTTTGTAGCCGATACAAGCCTTATCTGGAATGCCACGACCGCTCGTAACGAACAGCTACATGTTGGTTCAAACCTTTCTATTGCAGTGGCTGATCTGGACAACGATTTGCTCCCCGATATGGTGGTAGGAAACAATACAGGTGGATTAAGATTTTTGAAAAATACATCTAATATTGTTGTTACTGGTACAGAAGAAACGTATGTAACACAGGTATACCCAAACCCAACCAACAAATATTTGTACATAAAATCGGTACAAGCAGGACTTATCAGTCTTCTCGACCTAAAAGGGAATACGGTGTTAGGTACAAAAAGTATAAAAGCTAATGCCGAGGAATCATTTGATATGTCGGGGCTCAATACAGGGGTGTATTTCTTGAAATTTGAGCCAAACCAAGGGCAAGTTTCTACCATTAAAGTATTACTTCAGAAATAG
- a CDS encoding EboA domain-containing protein, with amino-acid sequence MSIKNELLTIIEKAANQKELQWLEAKANADVKTIQIAFVSAPRFIRKSVIEVDEQAIHQLVPAWNLGEWTLERLVRVYLLLCLPNENEESYVGYIETLFDTAEINELVALYSALPVLNYPEKWLFRAAEAVRSNMGVVFDAIAFGNPYPQQYFSELAWNQLVLKCIFNDKPIHLIVGLDQRANAKLAETLSDFAHERWAAGRKVPAQVWRLVVNFLNDTILEDINKLFQSNDIQNQTAAALVCLESGYQGADTMLDNYPSLRASVQKGQFSWKQLEVLQLCYV; translated from the coding sequence ATGTCTATCAAGAACGAATTATTAACAATTATAGAGAAAGCAGCTAATCAGAAAGAGTTGCAATGGCTAGAAGCAAAAGCAAATGCCGATGTAAAAACCATACAAATAGCATTTGTATCTGCTCCTCGATTTATTCGGAAAAGTGTAATTGAAGTAGACGAGCAGGCTATTCATCAACTAGTGCCAGCGTGGAATTTGGGCGAATGGACCTTAGAACGCCTTGTTAGGGTATATTTATTGTTGTGTTTGCCCAACGAAAACGAAGAAAGTTATGTTGGATACATAGAAACGCTATTTGATACCGCCGAAATCAACGAATTAGTTGCATTGTATTCGGCTCTGCCTGTACTAAATTATCCCGAAAAATGGCTATTCCGAGCAGCCGAAGCCGTAAGGTCTAATATGGGTGTGGTATTTGATGCTATAGCTTTTGGAAACCCCTATCCACAACAATATTTTTCAGAATTGGCATGGAATCAGTTGGTACTAAAGTGTATCTTCAATGACAAACCGATTCATTTGATTGTAGGACTAGACCAGCGTGCCAATGCAAAATTAGCCGAAACACTATCGGATTTTGCTCATGAGCGTTGGGCAGCAGGCCGAAAAGTACCCGCTCAGGTTTGGCGTTTGGTAGTAAATTTTTTAAATGATACCATTTTGGAAGATATTAATAAACTTTTTCAGTCAAACGACATCCAAAACCAAACGGCCGCAGCCTTGGTATGCCTAGAATCGGGCTATCAGGGAGCCGATACCATGCTCGACAATTATCCGAGTTTGCGAGCTTCGGTTCAAAAAGGACAATTTAGTTGGAAACAATTAGAGGTTTTACAGCTTTGCTATGTTTAA
- a CDS encoding TatD family hydrolase gives MCQKHSEISQNPSHFEGTAEELATAQNVQANYMDYIKDMKFFDPHIHMTSRTTDDYQALADAGVVAIIEPAFWLGQPRTGVATFKDYFSSLVGWERFRSSQFGIKHYCTIGLNSREANNEPLAEQVMEILPLYLYKEGVVGVGEIGFDDQTAAEDKYYRLQLELAKEAGLPVQVHTPHRDKRRGTEKSMAIALEHGIDPSMVIIDHNNEETVKSVLDQGFWAAFTIYPFTKMGNERMVEIVKQYGAERIMINSAADWGISDPLAVAKTAALMKMKGISDEDIRLVTYQNAIDAFAQSGQINIEDFENVGEIDQSKTFNGNTILRGGQQPRIDKNALLIR, from the coding sequence ATGTGTCAAAAACATTCAGAAATAAGTCAAAATCCTTCACACTTTGAAGGAACTGCCGAAGAGCTTGCTACTGCACAAAATGTACAGGCCAATTATATGGATTATATCAAAGACATGAAGTTCTTTGACCCGCATATCCACATGACTTCTCGTACCACCGACGATTATCAGGCTTTGGCCGATGCAGGCGTTGTTGCTATTATAGAACCAGCTTTTTGGTTGGGTCAGCCTCGTACAGGTGTGGCTACCTTCAAAGATTACTTTAGTAGCTTGGTAGGCTGGGAGCGTTTCCGTTCTTCACAGTTTGGTATCAAGCATTATTGTACTATTGGGCTCAACTCCAGAGAGGCCAATAACGAGCCATTGGCCGAGCAGGTAATGGAAATATTGCCCTTGTATTTGTACAAAGAAGGTGTAGTGGGTGTAGGCGAAATAGGCTTTGACGACCAAACTGCCGCCGAAGATAAATATTATCGTTTGCAGCTAGAACTTGCCAAAGAGGCGGGGTTACCTGTGCAGGTACACACACCGCACCGTGACAAGCGTCGTGGTACTGAAAAAAGTATGGCTATTGCCTTAGAACACGGTATTGACCCCAGTATGGTGATTATCGACCATAACAACGAAGAAACCGTAAAAAGTGTGTTAGATCAAGGGTTTTGGGCTGCCTTTACAATTTATCCATTTACCAAAATGGGTAACGAACGTATGGTCGAAATTGTAAAGCAATATGGAGCTGAAAGAATCATGATTAATTCAGCGGCCGATTGGGGTATTAGCGATCCTCTGGCTGTAGCCAAAACGGCCGCTTTGATGAAAATGAAAGGTATTTCGGACGAAGATATTCGTTTGGTTACTTACCAAAATGCTATCGACGCTTTTGCTCAAAGCGGACAAATCAATATAGAAGATTTTGAAAATGTAGGCGAAATCGACCAAAGTAAAACTTTCAATGGAAATACCATTCTGAGAGGAGGGCAGCAGCCTAGAATTGATAAAAACGCCCTTTTAATTCGTTAA